The DNA sequence CGTCATGGTGGCGGTGGTGCTTCCTGCTAGGCTCCTCCAGTGTGTGAGTCCGCTTGGTGGCAGAGTTGGAGAGGTGTGGCTGTTCCCAGGGCATGCCCAGCCGGGTGCTAACGTTCTTTCCCTGTCTGCTAGGAAGCATCCGGTATTTGTAACGGAGGCAGAAGAACACTGTGGGGCATCTAGGAGTGTGGCTTCAGCTTCTGGCTCTGTTCATGTCCATTGCTATAAACAGCCTAATTCCATTTTGTGTGCAAAGCGAAACCATTTCAACCACTTAAATCTCAAGATTCTGTCAAATATAGCTCTGTCAGCCTTGGAGTCGATGTGGATGTAGGGGTTCAGTTTCAGTAGCATTCGATGTCCTTAAACTAGAGCCCCCTGCGTGTAGCAGGCATAGCTCAagtgtaataatttttaaaaaatattgcacaCTATGGTATAGGCTTTCTTGTTTATTAGGCTTGCAGAACGCATGCGTGGGTTGTTTAATCCCTGCATTGTTACCGTAAAGTGTGTGTATTTCAGTGCAGATGGGCGTTTTGAAGGGGCCAGTACGAAAACCGTGGTCAGGTACGACGGCACTGTCACCTGGACTCCGCCGGCAAACTACAAAAGTTCCTGCACCATCGATGTCACGTTTTTCCCATTCGATCTCCAAAACTGTTCCATGAAATTTGGTTCTTGGACTTACGATGGATCACAGGTTGATATAATTTTGGAGGACCAAGATGTAGACAAGAGAGATTTTTTTGATAATGGAGAATGGGAAATTGTGAGCGCAACGGGAAGCAAGGGAAACAGGACAGACCGCTGTTGCTGGTACCCTTACATCACTTACTCGTTTGTGATCAAGCGCCTGCCTCTCTTTTATACCTTGTTCCTCATCATACCCTGTATCGGGCTCTCCTTCTTAACCGTACTTGTCTTCTATCTGCCTTCAAACGAGGGTGAAAAGATTTGTCTCTGCACTTCAGTGCTTGTCTCTTTGACCGTCTTCCTTCTTGTCATCGAAGAGATCATACCCTCGTCTTCAAAAGTAATTCCTCTGATTGGAGAGTACCTGGTGTTTACCATGATTTTTGTGACACTGTCCATTATGGTCACCGTCTTCGCTATCAACATCCATCACCGTTCTTCCTCCACGCATAACGCTATGGCTCCGTGGGTCCGCAAGATATTTCTTCACCGGCTTCCGAAACTGCTTTGCATGAGAAGCCACGTGGATAGGTACTTCAGTCAGAAGGAAGAAACTGAGAGCAGCAGGGGACCAAAACCTTCTCGGAACACGCTGGAAGCTGCGCTTGACTCTGTTCGCTACATTACAAGACACGTGGTGAGGGAGAATGACATCCGGGAGGTCTGTGTCCGCTTGTTGTTACGAACGCAGATCTGTTTTGATTCTGAGTTGGGCAAACAGCATGACCCTTAGGACTAAGCACAGATGAGGGCCAGGAACGCTGACACACTGTTTGGTAAAAGATCTCTACTAGAATTGGTTTCAGTTAAAACCTCTGCAGGTGGGACAGGTGCACAGATCTCACGTCTCCATATCCCCCATCAGCATCTTGGAtgacttattaaaaaaaacttcgtGTTAGGCTGACTGCTCTGTTACTCCAAGGCACAGTGATCCTGCCATTTGTTTTTTTGGCTCTGACAGAATGaaccatttaaattttatctgcAGTAACTTTGTTTCTGAATTTTACAGTAATCGGCAGGCACAACTGCTTTATAATTTCtcaagtgattttattt is a window from the Camelus bactrianus isolate YW-2024 breed Bactrian camel chromosome 27, ASM4877302v1, whole genome shotgun sequence genome containing:
- the CHRNA5 gene encoding neuronal acetylcholine receptor subunit alpha-5 — its product is MTTNVWLKQEWIDVKLRWNPDDYGGIKVIRVPSGSLWTPDIVLFDNADGRFEGASTKTVVRYDGTVTWTPPANYKSSCTIDVTFFPFDLQNCSMKFGSWTYDGSQVDIILEDQDVDKRDFFDNGEWEIVSATGSKGNRTDRCCWYPYITYSFVIKRLPLFYTLFLIIPCIGLSFLTVLVFYLPSNEGEKICLCTSVLVSLTVFLLVIEEIIPSSSKVIPLIGEYLVFTMIFVTLSIMVTVFAINIHHRSSSTHNAMAPWVRKIFLHRLPKLLCMRSHVDRYFSQKEETESSRGPKPSRNTLEAALDSVRYITRHVVRENDIREVVADWKFIAQVLDRVFLWTFLLVSIVGSLGLFVPVIYKWANIIVPVHIGNAKK